One genomic region from Sphingobacterium sp. UGAL515B_05 encodes:
- a CDS encoding long-chain fatty acid--CoA ligase, whose amino-acid sequence MPIVATRLFDLAYLQYNIAPDFPMFSFKKGNEWVKVSNTYFIEQVNETSKGLIALGVQPGEKVALISENRIEWNILDFAIQQIGAVVVAIYPNISTLDYTYIFNHAEIRKCIVSSKTLYTKILTIQDDCPQLNAIYSLDKEDGLNHWHDFVSKGEIITDETLNQLRDGIKTDTLASIIYTSGTTGNPKGVMLSHKNLLADTLSSEYSFPVERGDRALSFLPVCHAYERVFQYVYMYKGLTIFFAQSMDTIGEDFKSVKPHIFSAVPRVLEKVYEKIMATGEQLTGVKRKLFFWSLNVGEQYKLEGRTWWYDFQLNIARKLVFSKWREALGGDIKGIASGSAALQERLIRLYMAAGIPIYEGYGLTEAGPCIAVNCYKRGMKIGTVGLPLIHIEIKLADDGEILTKGENNMIGYYKNPEATAEAIKDGWLYTGDIGEWVDGKFLKIIDRKKEMFKTSGGKYIVPQQIESKLVESSFIEQAMVLGEGRKFPAALIVPNYNNLLEWSRSAFPTLANLSRLDFLNSPELKQKIESELNRINQNFGNWEQIKKFILVPDEMTVETGELTPTLKMKRKVILQRYEREIEEIYQN is encoded by the coding sequence ATGCCAATAGTAGCAACAAGATTATTTGATTTAGCATACCTGCAATATAATATTGCTCCGGATTTCCCGATGTTTTCTTTCAAAAAAGGTAACGAATGGGTAAAAGTAAGCAATACTTATTTTATTGAACAGGTCAACGAGACATCTAAAGGTTTGATCGCATTAGGCGTTCAGCCGGGAGAGAAAGTAGCATTAATTAGTGAGAACCGCATCGAGTGGAATATCCTTGATTTTGCTATTCAACAAATTGGAGCTGTAGTAGTCGCCATTTACCCTAATATTTCGACCTTAGATTACACATATATCTTCAATCATGCCGAAATCAGGAAGTGTATTGTCAGTTCAAAGACACTATACACAAAGATATTAACGATACAAGATGATTGTCCGCAACTAAATGCTATTTACAGTCTAGACAAAGAGGATGGTTTAAACCATTGGCATGACTTCGTCTCCAAGGGTGAGATCATTACAGATGAAACGCTAAACCAACTACGTGATGGTATAAAAACCGATACATTGGCATCCATCATTTACACCTCTGGCACAACAGGAAATCCCAAAGGTGTTATGTTGTCTCATAAAAATTTATTGGCAGATACGTTGAGTAGTGAATATTCCTTTCCTGTCGAACGAGGTGATCGTGCCCTCTCCTTTCTTCCGGTTTGTCATGCCTATGAACGCGTATTCCAATATGTATATATGTACAAAGGTTTGACAATCTTCTTTGCTCAATCGATGGATACGATAGGTGAAGATTTTAAATCCGTTAAACCACATATTTTTTCCGCTGTACCTCGTGTATTGGAGAAAGTTTATGAAAAGATTATGGCTACAGGAGAACAGTTAACAGGAGTCAAGCGGAAACTATTCTTCTGGTCCCTGAACGTCGGCGAACAATACAAACTGGAGGGACGTACCTGGTGGTATGACTTTCAACTGAACATTGCCCGTAAATTAGTTTTTTCAAAATGGCGCGAAGCATTAGGTGGCGACATCAAAGGGATTGCCTCCGGAAGTGCTGCTTTACAGGAAAGATTAATCCGTCTGTATATGGCAGCAGGAATTCCAATATATGAAGGTTATGGCCTCACTGAGGCAGGACCATGTATCGCTGTAAACTGCTATAAACGAGGTATGAAAATTGGTACTGTAGGCTTACCGCTAATTCATATCGAAATAAAGCTTGCTGACGATGGAGAAATATTGACTAAAGGCGAGAATAATATGATTGGCTATTATAAAAATCCAGAGGCAACAGCAGAAGCGATCAAAGATGGCTGGTTGTACACAGGAGATATTGGTGAATGGGTAGACGGTAAATTTCTCAAAATTATAGACCGAAAGAAAGAGATGTTCAAGACTTCTGGAGGAAAATATATCGTCCCGCAGCAGATCGAATCTAAACTGGTCGAATCTTCATTTATCGAACAGGCTATGGTACTTGGAGAAGGCCGTAAGTTTCCTGCGGCGTTGATTGTTCCCAACTATAATAATCTTCTAGAATGGTCCAGAAGTGCTTTTCCCACCCTTGCCAATCTTTCTAGACTAGATTTTCTAAATAGCCCAGAACTGAAACAGAAAATAGAATCGGAACTCAACCGTATTAATCAAAATTTTGGCAATTGGGAACAGATCAAGAAGTTCATTCTAGTCCCCGACGAAATGACAGTTGAAACCGGTGAATTGACACCGACGTTAAAAATGAAAAGAAAAGTTATCTTACAGAGATACGAACGAGAGATTGAAGAGATTTATCAAAACTAG
- the rlmB gene encoding 23S rRNA (guanosine(2251)-2'-O)-methyltransferase RlmB, with amino-acid sequence MQGNFQRRDRDHGERREVNQMVFGIRAVIEAIDSGKEIESLFIQRGLSGSLILELKALLKEHNIASQQVPIEKLNRITRKNHQGVIAVISPITYNDIEELLPQIYEKGETPLLLMLDGVTDVRNLGAIARTAECSGVHAIIVPKKGSAEVNPDAIKTSAGALYKIPVCRHDSLSKVGKFLIDSGVQLVASTEKTTSSIYDVDYTAPTCVIMGAEDVGVSNDLIRIADHLAKIPMYGEISSLNVSVSAAVVIYEAIRQRIVKK; translated from the coding sequence ATGCAAGGAAATTTTCAGAGACGTGATCGCGACCACGGGGAAAGACGTGAAGTGAATCAGATGGTATTTGGTATTCGTGCTGTCATCGAAGCAATCGATAGTGGTAAAGAGATCGAGTCATTATTTATACAACGCGGTTTGAGCGGCAGTTTGATTCTAGAATTGAAAGCCTTGTTAAAGGAACATAATATCGCTTCTCAACAGGTGCCAATTGAAAAATTAAACCGCATAACACGTAAAAATCATCAAGGTGTAATTGCGGTTATTTCTCCAATTACCTATAATGATATAGAAGAACTTCTCCCTCAGATTTATGAAAAAGGTGAAACTCCTTTACTTCTGATGTTGGATGGAGTGACAGATGTGCGCAATTTGGGTGCTATTGCACGTACAGCGGAATGTTCTGGAGTACATGCCATCATTGTCCCTAAAAAGGGGTCGGCTGAGGTCAACCCTGATGCGATTAAAACATCTGCTGGAGCACTCTATAAAATCCCTGTCTGTCGCCATGATAGCTTGTCCAAAGTTGGTAAATTTTTAATTGATTCAGGTGTGCAGTTAGTTGCCAGTACAGAAAAAACAACCTCGAGCATTTACGATGTGGATTATACAGCTCCAACCTGTGTGATTATGGGTGCGGAGGACGTTGGTGTTTCCAATGACCTAATCCGCATTGCCGACCACCTGGCCAAGATACCAATGTACGGTGAAATAAGTTCGTTAAATGTATCTGTATCGGCCGCAGTAGTGATCTATGAAGCGATTCGCCAACGGATTGTTAAAAAATAA
- a CDS encoding DNA polymerase III subunit gamma/tau — MDNFIVSARKYRPITFDSVVGQQHITGTLKNAIHNNQLAQAFLFCGPRGVGKTTCARILAKTINCENILAGTEPCGTCDSCKSFQNGNSFSIHELDAASNNSVDDIRNLIDQVRIPPQAGKYKIYIIDEVHMLSQAAFNAFLKTLEEPPSYAIFILATTEKHKILPTILSRCQIFDFNRIKVEDMASHLARIADREGIAYDQDGLHIIAQKADGGLRDALSMFDQIVSFSNKNVTYQAVIDNLNILDYDYYFKLTDAILTEDAAQTLLIFNEILNHGFDGSHFIAGLSAHFRNLLVAREPATLKLLEVSNSIRQKYLQQSQKASAGFLLSALNISNQCEINYKASKNQRLQVELSLLKTCHIASAIKLSQLGSVQIPSATEGLKKKLPEPVVGQAQQIPVVTTPQATSPANAPVVENHVTPRSQANPVNYQASETKEEVKKDNVSNVPPKVKKGGWGASASAIIPSLPDLNTIYDNNAVAKEGDEPELIRGSEQRDVSFGQFIAVWNSYAEQLKAENKINLYTMMTAMQPRLNGVLIEIDVENGVQMDVLQSAKVDVLNYLRVKLQNFSLDLQGVMMEHTISRKPYTSQEKYQAMVNKNPLLDTLRKEFNLGLS, encoded by the coding sequence ATGGATAATTTTATTGTTTCTGCACGTAAATACCGCCCGATTACCTTTGATTCGGTTGTAGGTCAGCAACACATTACTGGTACCTTAAAGAATGCGATACACAACAATCAGTTGGCGCAGGCATTTTTGTTTTGTGGTCCCCGCGGTGTGGGGAAAACTACCTGTGCACGTATTTTAGCTAAAACAATAAATTGTGAAAATATCTTAGCAGGCACCGAACCTTGTGGCACATGTGATAGCTGTAAGTCTTTCCAAAATGGAAATTCTTTCAGTATTCATGAGCTGGATGCGGCATCCAATAATTCCGTAGACGATATACGTAACCTGATTGATCAAGTACGTATACCACCTCAGGCTGGAAAATATAAAATCTATATCATAGATGAGGTGCATATGCTTTCTCAAGCAGCTTTTAATGCCTTTTTGAAGACATTGGAAGAACCTCCTTCTTATGCAATTTTTATTTTAGCAACTACCGAAAAACATAAGATTTTACCTACTATTCTTTCACGCTGTCAGATTTTTGATTTTAACCGGATCAAAGTGGAGGATATGGCTAGTCATTTGGCCCGTATCGCTGACAGGGAAGGTATTGCTTATGATCAGGACGGATTGCATATCATTGCCCAAAAGGCCGATGGTGGCCTTCGGGATGCCTTGTCGATGTTCGATCAGATCGTCAGTTTTTCCAATAAAAATGTCACCTATCAAGCTGTAATCGATAATTTGAATATCTTGGATTACGATTATTATTTTAAGCTAACAGATGCTATTTTAACTGAGGATGCAGCACAAACTTTATTGATTTTCAATGAGATTTTAAATCACGGGTTTGATGGAAGTCATTTCATAGCCGGTCTGTCAGCTCATTTTAGAAATTTGCTGGTTGCTAGAGAGCCAGCTACGCTTAAATTATTGGAAGTTAGCAATAGTATTCGTCAAAAGTATCTACAGCAGTCTCAGAAAGCCTCTGCAGGATTTTTGTTATCCGCATTGAATATTTCCAATCAGTGTGAAATCAACTATAAGGCGAGTAAAAACCAGCGCTTACAGGTTGAACTTTCACTCCTCAAAACCTGCCATATTGCGAGTGCGATTAAATTGAGCCAGCTTGGATCCGTGCAGATTCCTTCGGCAACCGAGGGCCTAAAAAAAAAACTTCCTGAGCCAGTAGTTGGACAAGCGCAGCAAATCCCGGTAGTCACTACTCCGCAAGCGACTTCTCCAGCGAATGCTCCTGTCGTTGAAAACCATGTGACACCGCGTTCGCAAGCTAACCCCGTAAATTATCAGGCTTCCGAGACAAAGGAAGAAGTAAAAAAAGATAATGTTTCTAATGTCCCTCCCAAAGTGAAAAAAGGAGGGTGGGGGGCTTCCGCTTCGGCAATTATTCCATCTTTACCGGATTTAAATACCATATACGATAACAACGCGGTCGCGAAAGAAGGGGATGAACCAGAATTGATACGTGGGAGCGAACAACGTGATGTTTCATTCGGTCAATTTATTGCTGTTTGGAATAGTTATGCTGAACAGCTGAAAGCAGAAAACAAGATTAACTTGTATACCATGATGACGGCTATGCAACCGCGGTTAAATGGGGTATTGATTGAAATTGATGTCGAAAATGGTGTTCAGATGGATGTATTGCAAAGCGCAAAGGTTGATGTGCTGAACTACTTACGTGTGAAACTCCAGAATTTTTCGCTGGATCTGCAGGGGGTAATGATGGAACATACGATTTCACGCAAACCCTATACTTCCCAGGAGAAGTATCAAGCGATGGTCAACAAAAACCCGCTTTTAGATACTTTGCGGAAGGAGTTTAACTTGGGACTAAGCTAA